Proteins from a single region of Streptococcus mitis:
- the crcB gene encoding fluoride efflux transporter CrcB, with protein sequence MKKEQFFPLGIFLAAMLGGLVRYLVSTWLPASPDFPWGTLLVNYLGIFCLVYLVKGYLVYKGTSKGVILALGTGFCGGLTTFSSLMLDVVKLLDTGRYLSLVLYLLLSIGGGLLLACYLGRKKW encoded by the coding sequence ATGAAAAAAGAACAATTTTTTCCGCTAGGAATTTTTCTAGCTGCTATGTTGGGCGGACTTGTGCGCTATCTAGTTTCCACTTGGTTACCAGCCAGTCCAGATTTCCCTTGGGGGACCCTTCTTGTCAATTATCTGGGTATTTTTTGCTTGGTTTATCTTGTTAAGGGCTATTTAGTCTATAAGGGAACTAGTAAAGGCGTTATTTTAGCACTGGGTACAGGTTTTTGCGGAGGTTTAACAACCTTTTCTAGTCTAATGCTTGATGTTGTGAAACTGCTTGATACAGGGCGTTATCTTAGTTTAGTCCTGTATTTGCTTTTGAGCATCGGTGGAGGACTGCTTTTAGCTTGCTATTTAGGGAGGAAGAAATGGTAA
- a CDS encoding chorismate mutase, whose protein sequence is MDLDVIRQEIDQIDDQIVKLLEERMHLVEGVVAYKKASGKPILDTKREEVIFEKVRSRVEDKRYQETIVATFSDILKRSRDYQDQNIK, encoded by the coding sequence ATGGATTTAGATGTTATTCGTCAAGAAATTGATCAAATCGACGATCAAATCGTCAAACTGTTAGAAGAGCGAATGCATTTGGTTGAGGGGGTAGTTGCCTATAAGAAGGCTTCAGGGAAACCGATTTTAGATACTAAGAGAGAAGAGGTTATTTTTGAAAAGGTTAGAAGTCGTGTAGAGGATAAGCGCTATCAGGAAACTATTGTCGCGACTTTTTCTGACATACTCAAACGTTCGCGTGATTATCAGGATCAAAATATCAAATGA
- a CDS encoding flavodoxin gives MALAKIVFASMTGNTEEIADIVADKLRDLGLDVDVDECTTVDASDFLEADIAIVATYTYGDGELPDEMMDFYEDLADLNLNGKIYGVVGSGDTFYDEFCKAVDDFDRVFVATGAEKGSECVKVDLSAEEEDIERLEQFAEELAAKVG, from the coding sequence ATGGCATTAGCAAAAATTGTATTTGCCAGTATGACCGGTAATACCGAAGAAATTGCAGATATTGTAGCAGACAAATTACGTGACTTGGGCTTGGATGTCGATGTTGATGAATGTACAACTGTTGACGCTTCTGACTTCCTGGAAGCAGATATCGCTATCGTTGCGACCTATACTTACGGTGATGGAGAATTGCCAGATGAGATGATGGACTTCTACGAAGACCTAGCAGACCTCAACTTGAATGGCAAAATCTACGGAGTGGTCGGCTCAGGAGATACCTTCTACGATGAATTCTGTAAGGCTGTTGATGACTTTGATCGCGTTTTTGTAGCGACAGGAGCAGAAAAAGGTTCAGAGTGTGTTAAAGTTGATCTCTCTGCTGAGGAAGAAGACATTGAACGCTTGGAACAATTCGCAGAAGAATTGGCTGCTAAAGTAGGATAA
- a CDS encoding DHH family phosphoesterase, translating into MEICHQIFKKIKEYDTIIIHRHMKPDPDALGSQVGLKALLKHHFPEKTIKAVGFDEPTLTWMAEMDFVEDSAYQSALVIVCDTANTARIDDKRYSQGDFLIKIDHHPNDDVYGDLSWVDTSSSSASEMITLFAQTTQLALSDRAAELLFAGIVGDTGRFLYPSTTARTLRLAAYLREHNFDFASLTRKMDTMSYKIAKLQGYIYDHLEVDENGAARVILSQEILKRFNVTDAETAAIVGAPGRIDSVSLWGIFVEQADGHYRVRLRSKIHPINEIAKEHDGGGHPLASGANSYSLEENEIIYQKLKNLLKN; encoded by the coding sequence ATGGAAATTTGCCATCAAATTTTTAAAAAAATCAAAGAATACGACACGATTATCATTCATCGTCATATGAAACCAGACCCTGATGCCTTGGGAAGTCAGGTGGGATTGAAAGCTCTTCTCAAACATCATTTCCCAGAAAAAACTATCAAAGCAGTTGGTTTTGATGAACCAACTCTTACTTGGATGGCTGAGATGGATTTTGTTGAAGATAGTGCCTACCAGAGCGCACTTGTCATCGTCTGTGATACAGCTAATACTGCTCGTATCGATGATAAGCGCTATAGTCAAGGTGATTTTCTCATTAAGATTGACCACCATCCAAATGATGATGTATATGGTGACCTATCTTGGGTGGATACTAGTTCAAGTAGCGCTAGTGAGATGATTACCCTATTTGCCCAAACAACCCAACTTGCCTTGTCAGATCGCGCTGCTGAGTTGCTCTTTGCAGGAATTGTCGGTGATACAGGTCGCTTCCTTTATCCTTCTACGACTGCACGGACTCTTCGCCTGGCCGCTTATTTGAGAGAACATAACTTTGACTTTGCGTCTCTCACTCGCAAAATGGACACTATGAGCTACAAAATTGCTAAACTTCAAGGCTACATCTACGACCATCTGGAAGTGGATGAAAATGGTGCTGCTCGCGTTATCCTGAGTCAGGAAATCTTAAAACGATTCAATGTTACCGATGCTGAAACTGCGGCTATTGTAGGAGCTCCTGGACGTATTGACAGTGTAAGTCTCTGGGGAATTTTTGTAGAACAGGCTGATGGTCACTACCGTGTTCGCTTACGTAGTAAAATCCATCCTATCAATGAAATTGCCAAGGAACATGATGGTGGAGGCCACCCTCTAGCAAGCGGTGCTAATTCCTATAGCCTAGAAGAAAACGAAATCATCTACCAAAAGTTAAAAAACTTGCTTAAAAACTGA
- a CDS encoding type B 50S ribosomal protein L31 codes for MKKDIHPEYRPVVFMDTTTGYQFLSGSTKRSNETVEFEGETYPLIRVEISSDSHPFYTGRQKFTQADGRVDRFNKKYGLK; via the coding sequence ATGAAAAAAGATATCCATCCAGAATATCGCCCAGTTGTCTTCATGGACACAACTACTGGTTACCAATTCCTTAGCGGTTCAACAAAACGCTCTAACGAAACAGTTGAGTTCGAAGGTGAAACTTACCCATTGATCCGTGTGGAAATTTCATCAGACTCACACCCATTCTACACTGGACGTCAAAAGTTCACTCAAGCAGATGGACGCGTGGATCGTTTCAACAAAAAATACGGTCTCAAATAA